Proteins co-encoded in one Rhodococcus sp. PAMC28707 genomic window:
- a CDS encoding acyl-CoA synthetase — MYPALHARTHPDRVAVRMSDGPGVTYAELDERSIRLARELRGRGLQVGDGIAILAENHVRFFESYWAAVRSGLYITAINRHSTPEEAAYIMADSSAKVLICSHGLRETATGLLPLLDPAVHRIMFDGVIDGVEPYEDLLARQSAEPLDDEPRGQLMLYSSGTTGRPKGVKRALTGLRVDDPAAPRSSGLARKITTIDEESVYLVPAPLYHAAAFNWSVAVQEIGGTVVVMPKWDPEEFLAQIERHRVTHTQVVPTMMVRLLKLDPEIRTRHDLSSLQGLLHSAAPCPVDVKRGMLDWLGPIVDEYYTGTEGVGVTFIAARDWGERPGTVGRSVTGVIHICDDDGAEVATGEVGTVYFARDDIPFNYHNDDVKTAGAMHPDRSTWWTIGDMGRVDTDGYLYLTDRKAFMIISGGVNIYPAEIEGHMIMHPAVADVAVFGLPDADMGEYVHAVVQPAEGIVPGPELAAELLEFAREGLSRFKVPRVLDFRDQLPRMESGKLRKDVLRADYLPV; from the coding sequence ATGTACCCCGCACTGCACGCCCGCACCCATCCCGACCGCGTCGCCGTCCGGATGAGCGATGGCCCCGGCGTCACCTACGCCGAGCTCGACGAGCGCTCCATCCGGCTGGCGCGTGAACTGCGGGGGCGGGGTCTGCAGGTGGGCGACGGCATCGCGATCCTCGCCGAGAACCACGTCCGGTTCTTCGAGAGCTATTGGGCTGCAGTGCGTTCCGGTCTCTACATCACTGCGATCAACCGGCACAGCACGCCAGAGGAGGCCGCGTACATCATGGCGGACTCCAGTGCGAAGGTGTTGATCTGCTCGCACGGCCTGCGGGAGACCGCCACCGGGCTGTTGCCGTTGCTCGACCCCGCCGTGCACCGCATCATGTTCGACGGCGTGATCGACGGCGTCGAACCCTATGAGGATCTGCTGGCGCGGCAGTCGGCGGAGCCTCTCGACGACGAGCCCCGCGGCCAGCTGATGCTTTACTCCTCCGGCACGACGGGTCGGCCCAAAGGCGTCAAGCGCGCGCTGACCGGCCTGCGGGTCGACGATCCGGCCGCACCGCGGAGCTCCGGCCTGGCCCGCAAGATCACCACGATCGACGAGGAGTCGGTGTACCTCGTGCCCGCGCCGCTCTATCACGCGGCGGCGTTCAACTGGTCGGTAGCGGTGCAGGAGATCGGCGGCACCGTCGTGGTGATGCCGAAATGGGATCCCGAGGAGTTCCTCGCTCAGATCGAGCGGCACCGCGTCACCCACACCCAGGTCGTCCCCACGATGATGGTGCGGCTGCTCAAGCTCGACCCGGAGATCCGCACTCGCCACGACCTGTCCTCGCTGCAGGGTTTACTGCACTCGGCCGCGCCGTGCCCTGTCGACGTCAAGCGGGGGATGCTGGACTGGTTGGGTCCGATCGTCGATGAGTACTACACCGGCACCGAGGGCGTCGGCGTCACGTTCATCGCGGCGCGGGATTGGGGGGAGCGGCCGGGCACCGTCGGCCGGTCGGTGACGGGCGTGATCCATATCTGCGACGACGACGGCGCTGAGGTGGCCACGGGGGAGGTCGGGACCGTGTACTTCGCGCGGGACGACATACCCTTCAACTATCACAATGACGACGTGAAGACCGCCGGCGCGATGCACCCGGACCGGTCGACGTGGTGGACGATCGGCGACATGGGCCGCGTCGACACCGACGGCTACCTGTACCTGACCGACCGCAAGGCGTTCATGATCATCTCCGGCGGTGTCAACATCTACCCCGCCGAGATCGAGGGCCACATGATCATGCACCCCGCGGTCGCCGACGTCGCGGTGTTCGGCCTGCCGGACGCGGACATGGGCGAGTACGTGCACGCCGTCGTGCAGCCGGCGGAGGGCATTGTTCCTGGTCCTGAGCTGGCGGCGGAACTCCTGGAGTTCGCGCGTGAGGGGCTCTCGCGGTTCAAGGTGCCGCGGGTCCTCGATTTCCGGGACCAGTTGCCCCGGATGGAGTCCGGCAAACTCCGCAAGGACGTCCTGCGCGCGGACTACCTTCCCGTGTGA
- a CDS encoding GNAT family N-acetyltransferase, giving the protein MTNGDQNNDGHGPTIVDAPDHHRYEIHVDGQRAGFAAYIDTDNQRIFHHTEIDDQHSGQGLAAKVVSAALSRTQADGKRIVPACSYVAAYVEKHHDFDDALDPVTPAALEIVGAEND; this is encoded by the coding sequence ATGACCAATGGAGACCAAAACAACGACGGCCACGGGCCGACAATAGTCGATGCTCCCGATCACCACCGTTACGAAATCCATGTGGACGGGCAGCGCGCCGGGTTCGCGGCCTACATCGATACCGACAACCAGCGGATTTTCCATCACACCGAAATTGACGATCAGCATTCCGGACAGGGCCTCGCTGCAAAGGTCGTTTCCGCTGCGTTGAGCCGCACGCAAGCCGACGGAAAGCGCATCGTCCCGGCGTGCTCGTACGTCGCCGCTTACGTTGAAAAGCACCACGACTTCGACGACGCCCTCGACCCGGTTACGCCTGCTGCGCTCGAGATCGTGGGGGCGGAGAACGACTGA
- a CDS encoding pirin family protein, producing MSNLEASPQELSCESRPDRVVQVLEAREVPLGGPRAMTVRRTLPQRARSLIGAWCFVDHYGPDDVSTGVGMRVPGHPHTGLQTVSWLFHGEIGHRDTTGTHAMVRPGELNVMTAGTGIAHSEFSTPNTSVLHGVQLWIALPADHRFTEPAFHHYVPPIVEHDGVRAAVFLGSLFGQTSPVEMFSPLVGAEIIVPAGSSARLDVDVTFEHGVLVDKGEITVSGVAATTGQLIYHEPGVETITVHASADVDVRLLLLGGEPLNERIIMWWNLIGRSHEEIVQFRAEWEQARRDTSPTTQYGAFPAEWESTLPAPELPNTRLQPRS from the coding sequence ATGAGTAACCTGGAAGCCTCGCCGCAGGAGTTGTCGTGTGAATCGCGCCCTGATCGAGTAGTGCAAGTTCTGGAGGCACGGGAAGTCCCGTTGGGTGGTCCTCGCGCGATGACTGTTCGGCGCACTCTGCCGCAGCGCGCTCGATCATTGATCGGGGCATGGTGTTTCGTGGATCACTACGGGCCCGATGACGTCTCTACCGGAGTTGGCATGCGGGTCCCGGGTCATCCGCATACCGGGCTGCAGACCGTGTCGTGGCTTTTTCACGGTGAGATCGGGCATCGTGACACCACTGGAACCCACGCGATGGTCCGCCCCGGTGAATTGAACGTGATGACTGCGGGCACAGGAATAGCGCATTCGGAATTCTCGACACCGAACACCTCCGTCCTGCACGGTGTGCAGTTGTGGATCGCATTGCCGGCCGATCATCGGTTCACCGAACCTGCATTTCACCATTACGTTCCGCCGATAGTCGAGCACGACGGGGTGCGTGCCGCGGTCTTTCTGGGATCACTGTTCGGCCAGACGTCGCCGGTCGAAATGTTCAGCCCCTTGGTTGGAGCCGAGATCATCGTGCCGGCCGGGAGCAGTGCCCGCCTCGATGTCGATGTCACGTTCGAACACGGCGTCCTCGTCGACAAGGGTGAGATCACCGTGTCCGGCGTAGCAGCCACCACCGGGCAATTGATCTATCACGAGCCCGGGGTCGAGACGATCACCGTGCACGCATCCGCAGATGTCGACGTCCGACTTCTGCTCCTCGGAGGCGAACCACTGAACGAGCGAATCATCATGTGGTGGAACCTCATCGGGCGCAGTCACGAGGAGATAGTCCAGTTCCGCGCGGAGTGGGAGCAGGCGCGTCGGGACACTTCGCCCACCACGCAGTACGGGGCATTCCCCGCAGAATGGGAAAGCACGCTGCCTGCACCGGAATTGCCGAACACCCGGTTGCAACCGCGCTCATGA
- a CDS encoding phosphoglyceromutase, with translation MSIGTLILLRHGESEWNFSNQFTGWVDVRLTDKGEAEGKRAGELLVDANLLPDVLYTSLLRRAISTANLALDAADRHWIPVVRDWRLNERHYGALQGLNKAETKDKYGDEQFMLWRRSYDTPPPAIEAGSKYSQDADPRYADLPTVPLTECLKDVVDRLIPYFEDTIVAELKAGKNVLVAAHGNSLRALVKYLDEISDADIAALNIPTGIPLRYDFEAGEGKLVPSNPGGTYLDPEAAAAGAAAVANQGGK, from the coding sequence ATGAGTATCGGAACCTTGATTCTGCTCCGCCACGGCGAGAGTGAATGGAACTTCTCCAACCAGTTCACCGGGTGGGTCGACGTCCGCTTGACGGACAAGGGAGAGGCCGAAGGCAAGCGTGCCGGCGAGCTCCTTGTCGACGCGAACCTGCTGCCCGACGTGCTGTACACCTCCTTACTGCGTCGAGCGATCAGCACGGCGAACCTCGCGCTCGACGCGGCGGATCGGCATTGGATACCCGTCGTTCGTGACTGGCGCCTCAACGAGCGTCACTACGGTGCGCTGCAGGGGTTGAACAAGGCGGAGACCAAGGACAAGTACGGCGACGAGCAGTTCATGCTGTGGCGTCGTAGCTACGACACGCCGCCGCCCGCGATCGAAGCCGGCAGCAAATACAGCCAGGACGCGGACCCGCGCTACGCCGACCTGCCGACCGTACCGCTGACCGAATGCCTGAAAGACGTCGTCGACCGGCTGATCCCGTACTTCGAGGACACCATCGTCGCCGAGCTGAAGGCAGGCAAGAACGTTCTGGTCGCGGCGCACGGCAACTCGTTGCGGGCGCTGGTGAAGTATCTCGACGAGATTTCCGACGCCGACATCGCGGCATTGAACATTCCTACCGGCATCCCGCTGCGCTACGACTTCGAAGCCGGCGAGGGCAAACTGGTACCGAGCAACCCAGGCGGAACATACCTGGACCCCGAAGCAGCGGCAGCAGGAGCGGCAGCCGTCGCCAATCAGGGCGGAAAATAG